The region CATCAAGCCGAAGCGGCTCTGGCCGCTCGCGCTCGTCGAGTCAGCCGGATTGATGTACATGGTCGCCCAGAGTCCGGACCATCCACCAAGACCTGAAAAGGGAAGGCCTGATTGGCTCCGGAATCTGTATCGCCTGGACCGAATCGTGTCGGTGGTTGAGTCTGGGGATACGTTCGCGTACCCACGGGACTTCCGCTTGCAGAACACGATTGAGAAAGAACAGGCTTTCGACTTCCTTCCCGAAACGCCAGTTGTACTGGAACTCGCGGTTGAACTGGCGGAGGCGAAGCGACTGAAGGAGCGAGGAATGTCGGACGACCAGCAGTTTGAGAAGTTACCCGACGGGCGCACAAAGTTCATTGGAACGGTGGTGCCCAGCGTCAAGCTGCGGTGGTGGCTTCGGTCGCTCGGCGCTGCGGTGGAAATCCTGGCGCCATCCTCGCTTCGGGCCGAGTTTGCGCGCGACGCTGCAGCGTTAGCGAGGCGCTACGACACGGCAGCGTGAATCGCGGAAATGATGCTTTTACCCTGCAGGGGCCAAACAACACAATCGAGGTGGCAGGTGGATAACGACAAGGCAATCAGACAGGCGGCTGCCTGGATTCGCGATGCGGACGGTCTGCTCATCACTGCGGGCGCCGGCATGGGCGTGGATTCCGGGCTGCCTGATTTCCGGGGAAAGGAGGGTTTCTGGCGTGCCTACCCAGCGCTGCGCCACTATGGATTTTCGTTTGAGGACATTGCCAACTCTGCCGGCTTTGCGAGCAATCCGCGCCTGAGCTGGGGGTTTTATGGGCACCGTCTAGCACTCTATCGCGCAACCGTACCTCATGCGGGTTTCGACCTTCTGCTCAGGTGGGCATCGACGATGAAGCACGGCGCTTTCGTGTTTACCAGTAACGTTGATGGTCAATTCCAGAAAGCGGGGTTTGATACAGAACGCATTGTGGAATGCCACGGTACCATCCACCGGCTTCAATGCGTCGAGGCTTGTACCAATGAGACCTGGCCAGCTGACGACTTCACGCCCACTGTCAACGAAACGACCTGTCTGCTCGA is a window of Paraburkholderia sp. IMGN_8 DNA encoding:
- a CDS encoding Sir2 family NAD-dependent protein deacetylase; this translates as MDNDKAIRQAAAWIRDADGLLITAGAGMGVDSGLPDFRGKEGFWRAYPALRHYGFSFEDIANSAGFASNPRLSWGFYGHRLALYRATVPHAGFDLLLRWASTMKHGAFVFTSNVDGQFQKAGFDTERIVECHGTIHRLQCVEACTNETWPADDFTPTVNETTCLLENEMPTCPHCNGLARPNILMFGDWQWVEEHADRQGKRLATWLESVERLVVVEMGAGRALPTVRRFSERHGPRVIRINPRDYTIASAIGLGIPGTASDTLQLLEKSLVVARGPDA